A window of the Polaribacter sp. HaHaR_3_91 genome harbors these coding sequences:
- a CDS encoding NAD(P)-dependent oxidoreductase, giving the protein MKFGIIKERKNPPDRRVVFSPGKLQEFKKNYPEAVIKVESSDIRVFSNEAYKAAGLEVTENVSDCDVLFGVKEVPIEALINNKKYFFFSHTIKKQPYNRKLLLAILEKNIELYDHETIIGENGMRLIGFGRYAGIVGAYNGFRAIGLTNETFNLPKAETLDSQQELISELKKIKLPNIKILLTGNGKVAYGAKEMLDAMSIKEVSVDEYLNNSFNEPVYCLADVLDYNKRKDGQVIDNFDFYDHPEKYESDFMRFAKVSHFFIAGHFYGNGAPYLFTREDAKAKDFNIKFVSDISCDVDGPVASTIKASTIADPIYGYNPQTESEVDFKEKDAIVVMAVDNLPCELPKDASEGFGEMFLENVIPAFFNNDKDGVLERAKMTENGKLTPRFSYLQDYIEGKE; this is encoded by the coding sequence ATGAAGTTTGGCATTATCAAAGAACGCAAAAACCCACCAGATAGAAGAGTTGTTTTTTCACCAGGAAAGCTACAAGAATTTAAGAAAAACTATCCGGAAGCGGTTATTAAAGTAGAGTCTTCAGATATTAGAGTGTTTTCTAACGAAGCTTATAAAGCTGCAGGATTAGAGGTAACTGAAAATGTGTCAGACTGTGATGTTTTATTTGGTGTCAAAGAAGTGCCAATTGAGGCTTTAATCAACAATAAAAAATATTTTTTCTTTAGCCATACGATTAAAAAGCAACCTTATAATAGAAAATTGTTATTAGCTATTCTAGAAAAAAACATAGAATTATACGATCACGAAACTATTATAGGTGAAAACGGAATGCGTTTAATTGGTTTCGGTCGTTATGCAGGTATTGTTGGTGCTTATAATGGTTTTAGAGCAATTGGTTTAACAAACGAAACATTCAATTTGCCAAAAGCAGAAACGTTAGATAGCCAACAAGAATTAATTTCTGAATTAAAGAAAATAAAATTACCAAACATCAAAATTCTTTTAACCGGAAACGGAAAAGTGGCTTACGGAGCAAAAGAAATGTTAGATGCAATGTCTATTAAAGAAGTTTCTGTAGATGAATATTTAAATAATTCGTTTAACGAGCCTGTTTATTGTTTGGCAGATGTGTTAGATTATAACAAACGTAAAGACGGACAAGTTATAGATAATTTCGATTTTTATGATCATCCAGAAAAATATGAGTCAGATTTTATGCGTTTTGCAAAAGTATCCCATTTCTTTATTGCTGGTCATTTTTATGGAAATGGTGCACCTTATTTATTTACAAGAGAAGATGCAAAAGCTAAAGATTTTAATATAAAATTTGTGTCAGATATTTCTTGTGATGTAGATGGACCAGTGGCATCTACAATAAAAGCATCTACAATTGCAGATCCAATTTATGGGTATAATCCACAAACAGAATCTGAAGTTGATTTTAAAGAAAAAGATGCTATTGTTGTTATGGCTGTAGACAATTTACCTTGTGAATTGCCTAAGGATGCAAGCGAAGGTTTTGGAGAAATGTTTTTAGAAAACGTAATTCCTGCTTTTTTTAATAATGATAAAGATGGCGTTTTAGAACGTGCAAAAATGACAGAAAACGGAAAATTAACTCCACGTTTTTCTTATTTACAAGATTATATTGAAGGAAAAGAGTAA
- a CDS encoding outer membrane beta-barrel protein: MKTTLLLFLLLISSTLFSQKFTLEGVLKDQDSIFLNGATVYVQSAKDSVPIAYGITNKNGEYSLRVNAGEDSKVIFNIASLGYEPYIKVVNVPDNGTLNMGYLVLNNEIEELDVITIIARAPPVLIKKDTVEYNADSFKTLPNDKAEDLLKKLPGVDIDIDGVITVNGIEVTAINVDGMRFFGEQKGDIALKNLPSNVISKVQVTDYKTDNQKFTGEESDSGTKEINFKIKKGKNRATFGDVKLGYGTDEKYQANANVFKLIDGKQLGIIGGTNNINLSKGFNSLPDTDTSNGDIKSDFVGANYTKGKWNETSINGNYRYSAQNRDFDNISHKETFLPDLNYITDSKSNSFSDSDSHTAGVDLKFILKPKSTSSNKKVRLSNKTDFKSSSQESGGTVKSESYYNNGDLVSDYTSNSESSSSSSEFKNEFSVTPVLNNKADYLNVSLGTDFNKSDSDSQKYSKNVLVNRGQTVIQDQINTTDSNSSDINFNAFWSKELFTNFRLMPRYSATVNTKNSEKYIYDFDETSEEYSDFNELLSSESKYVTTILRPALKLRYQYKEFRFDIEGAYTNTYRDYKDELVAERDFKAEFDYLTYSGRIRYRDENGYKNISLEYDQNVDLPSVGQLQPVEDVSNITHVIVGNPLLKPGISHNARFQYQNNLAYNNINISGNVRAQFVQDKIINSTITDADLNRYTTYSNIDGDYSYTGNVAVSKSYFNRKTNINLNARFNASYKNSLSLQNAVEFTAKTTVLKPSFSVSYSYDSKIDITTAYSYSKNKNVYTTDAFNDNNYFVQNVDVNSNVFFFKNAFLSNRVSYRYNSRVGDEFDGDAVFWNAGLGVELWDNQATLSLVAYDILGKNNGYRRTVTETYIQDVENKILEQYFMLNFVYKFGSFAGQKMNIQGKNRSGGGRSRGGSRRN; this comes from the coding sequence TTGAAAACAACACTACTATTATTTTTGCTACTTATTTCTTCTACATTATTCTCACAAAAATTCACGTTAGAAGGTGTGCTTAAAGATCAAGATTCTATTTTTTTAAATGGAGCAACAGTGTATGTGCAGAGTGCAAAAGATAGTGTTCCGATTGCTTATGGTATTACAAATAAAAATGGTGAATATTCTTTGCGAGTAAATGCTGGAGAGGATTCTAAAGTGATTTTTAACATAGCGTCCTTAGGTTATGAACCATATATAAAAGTTGTTAATGTTCCAGATAACGGGACATTAAATATGGGGTATTTAGTTTTAAATAATGAAATAGAAGAGTTAGATGTTATTACAATTATTGCGAGAGCTCCTCCTGTTTTAATAAAAAAAGATACTGTAGAATATAATGCAGATAGTTTTAAAACCTTACCGAATGACAAAGCCGAAGATTTATTAAAAAAATTACCAGGAGTAGATATCGATATAGATGGTGTTATTACGGTAAACGGAATAGAAGTAACGGCTATAAATGTTGATGGAATGCGATTTTTTGGTGAGCAAAAAGGAGATATCGCGTTAAAAAACTTGCCAAGTAACGTTATAAGTAAAGTACAGGTTACAGATTATAAAACGGATAATCAAAAATTTACAGGAGAAGAATCTGATTCAGGTACAAAAGAAATCAATTTTAAAATTAAAAAAGGGAAAAACAGAGCTACTTTTGGAGATGTTAAACTCGGTTATGGGACAGATGAAAAATATCAGGCAAATGCCAATGTTTTTAAATTAATTGATGGCAAACAATTAGGAATTATTGGTGGTACTAACAATATAAATTTATCTAAAGGTTTTAATTCTTTACCAGATACAGATACTAGTAATGGAGATATTAAGTCTGATTTTGTAGGAGCAAATTATACAAAAGGGAAATGGAATGAAACAAGTATAAATGGTAATTATAGGTATAGTGCACAGAATAGAGATTTTGATAACATAAGTCATAAAGAAACTTTTTTACCCGACTTAAATTATATTACAGATTCTAAGAGCAATAGTTTTTCAGATTCAGACAGTCATACAGCCGGAGTAGATTTAAAATTTATTCTTAAACCAAAAAGTACTTCTTCCAATAAGAAAGTCCGTTTATCTAATAAAACAGATTTTAAAAGTTCTAGTCAAGAATCTGGTGGAACAGTTAAAAGTGAATCTTATTATAATAATGGCGATTTAGTAAGTGATTATACTTCCAATAGCGAGTCTAGCTCTTCTAGCAGTGAATTTAAAAATGAATTTTCAGTAACACCTGTTTTAAATAATAAAGCAGATTATTTAAATGTAAGCTTAGGAACAGATTTTAACAAATCAGATTCCGATAGTCAAAAATATTCTAAAAACGTTTTAGTTAATAGGGGGCAAACGGTTATTCAAGATCAAATTAATACAACAGATAGTAATAGTAGTGATATCAATTTTAATGCCTTTTGGAGTAAGGAATTATTTACAAATTTTAGGTTGATGCCAAGATATAGCGCTACAGTTAATACAAAAAACAGCGAAAAATATATCTATGATTTCGATGAAACATCAGAAGAATATAGTGATTTTAATGAGTTGCTAAGTTCAGAGAGTAAGTATGTTACCACAATATTAAGACCTGCATTAAAATTAAGATATCAATATAAAGAATTTCGTTTTGATATAGAAGGCGCATATACAAATACCTATAGAGATTATAAAGATGAGTTGGTAGCGGAGCGAGATTTTAAGGCCGAATTTGATTATCTAACCTATTCGGGAAGAATACGCTATAGAGATGAAAATGGATATAAAAATATCTCTTTAGAGTATGATCAGAATGTGGATTTACCATCCGTAGGACAATTACAACCGGTAGAGGATGTTAGTAATATTACGCATGTAATTGTTGGTAATCCGCTTTTAAAACCAGGAATAAGTCATAATGCACGTTTTCAATATCAAAATAATTTAGCGTATAATAATATCAACATTTCTGGAAATGTGAGAGCACAATTTGTTCAAGATAAAATTATAAATTCTACCATTACAGATGCAGATTTAAACAGGTACACTACGTATAGTAATATAGACGGAGATTATTCATATACCGGAAATGTTGCGGTTTCTAAATCTTACTTTAACAGAAAAACAAATATTAATTTAAATGCCCGTTTTAATGCGAGTTATAAGAACAGTTTATCTTTACAGAATGCTGTAGAGTTTACTGCAAAAACTACTGTCTTAAAACCTTCATTTTCTGTTAGTTATTCTTATGATAGCAAAATTGATATAACTACAGCTTACAGTTATTCTAAAAATAAAAATGTTTATACTACAGATGCATTTAATGATAATAATTATTTTGTTCAGAATGTTGATGTCAATTCTAATGTGTTCTTTTTTAAAAATGCTTTTTTATCTAATAGAGTTTCATATCGCTACAATAGTAGAGTGGGAGATGAGTTTGATGGTGATGCCGTTTTTTGGAATGCAGGTTTAGGAGTCGAGCTTTGGGATAATCAAGCAACACTTTCTTTGGTGGCTTATGATATTCTTGGTAAGAATAATGGGTATAGAAGAACTGTAACAGAAACCTATATTCAAGATGTAGAAAATAAAATTTTAGAACAATATTTTATGCTCAACTTCGTGTATAAGTTTGGTAGTTTTGCTGGCCAGAAAATGAATATTCAGGGAAAGAATAGAAGCGGTGGAGGCCGTTCTAGAGGAGGTTCTAGAAGAAATTAA
- a CDS encoding DUF3820 family protein gives MEQDRQFLIDLANMKMPFGKYKGKYLIDLPEHYIVWYKNKGFPNGKLGKQMELVYELQLNGLEDIIRKIRRQF, from the coding sequence TTGGAACAAGACAGACAATTTCTAATAGATTTAGCAAACATGAAAATGCCGTTTGGTAAATACAAAGGCAAATATCTTATAGATTTACCAGAACATTATATTGTTTGGTATAAAAACAAAGGTTTCCCTAACGGAAAATTAGGGAAACAAATGGAGTTGGTGTATGAACTGCAATTAAATGGATTAGAAGATATTATTAGAAAGATTAGAAGGCAATTTTAA